The following are encoded together in the Pseudobacteroides sp. genome:
- a CDS encoding glycoside hydrolase family 52 protein, whose protein sequence is MKEIFFNADHSPIGAFSSFTLGYPGAKGGLGMELGKPADQNVFIGLQTADGKYYEALPFFDYSEDESKRFDIEKLEQGDKPSVLVWFDKNCVTRQFNLATDTWNAGDLEFKIYSPIRSVPDPEKSIDMEMKKAIVPAVFAEVTVDNTGNKNWRRVFIGYKASIPNSGMRKIYINDGQICGVGEGRNTAIVSKGENVRVANGFSMEDILGNQLVENWTMTLGNCGALILDIPPGQKVTFPVAICFYRDGIVTTGIDAAYYYTKFFRNLEDVAEFTMNNFNDLVDACKEDEKLIEGYNLPDAKKFMLCQAARSYYASTEFLCYNGKPLWVVNEGEYRMMNTLDLTVDMLFYELRMNPWTVRNVLDMFSERYSYEDTLRFPNDNKEFPGGISFTHDMGVINNFSRPGYSSYEMYGKTGCFSHMTHEELVNWCCCAFGYYNATNDLKWMDKNIDLLKSCFQSMVNRDAPDAGERDGIMSLDSSRTMGGAEITTYDSLDASLGQARNNVYMAGKCWALYVLFDSLFNERGMMDFAELAKAQARKCVDTIIKNSDKKDYIPAIIGEGIEAAIIPAVEGLIFPYIAGLKDVVSENGPYGDYIKLLKKHIKAVMKPGICIFEDGGWKISSTSNNSWPSKIYLCKFIISDILDIDADSFSKDADEVHKSWLLRGENAYWCFSDQFILGEAIGSKYYPRGVTNILWLYKK, encoded by the coding sequence ATGAAAGAAATATTTTTTAACGCAGATCATTCGCCTATAGGAGCTTTTTCAAGCTTTACCCTAGGTTATCCAGGAGCAAAGGGAGGGCTTGGCATGGAGCTTGGCAAACCTGCAGACCAGAATGTTTTTATAGGACTGCAGACTGCTGATGGCAAATACTATGAAGCACTTCCTTTTTTTGATTATTCTGAGGACGAAAGCAAAAGGTTTGATATAGAGAAGTTGGAACAGGGTGATAAGCCCAGTGTTTTGGTATGGTTTGACAAGAACTGCGTTACAAGGCAATTTAATCTTGCAACAGATACATGGAATGCAGGGGACCTTGAGTTTAAAATATATTCCCCTATAAGGTCGGTTCCAGATCCTGAAAAGAGCATTGATATGGAAATGAAAAAAGCAATTGTGCCTGCAGTTTTTGCTGAGGTTACTGTTGATAATACTGGAAATAAAAATTGGCGAAGGGTTTTTATAGGGTATAAAGCCAGCATACCGAATTCAGGAATGAGAAAGATTTATATAAATGATGGACAAATATGCGGGGTAGGAGAGGGACGAAATACGGCGATAGTTTCAAAAGGGGAAAATGTAAGGGTTGCTAATGGCTTCAGTATGGAGGATATATTGGGAAACCAACTTGTTGAAAATTGGACCATGACCCTTGGCAATTGTGGAGCACTCATTTTGGATATACCTCCTGGGCAAAAGGTTACATTTCCGGTGGCTATATGCTTTTATAGGGATGGAATTGTTACTACAGGCATAGATGCAGCTTATTATTATACAAAGTTCTTTAGGAATCTGGAGGATGTAGCGGAATTTACCATGAATAATTTTAATGATTTGGTTGATGCATGTAAAGAGGATGAAAAGCTTATTGAAGGCTATAATTTACCGGATGCTAAAAAATTTATGCTGTGCCAAGCTGCAAGAAGCTATTATGCCAGCACAGAGTTTCTCTGTTATAACGGTAAGCCCTTGTGGGTAGTAAATGAGGGTGAATACAGAATGATGAACACTTTGGATCTCACTGTGGATATGCTGTTTTATGAGCTTAGAATGAATCCATGGACTGTAAGAAACGTACTTGATATGTTTTCTGAAAGGTATTCATATGAAGATACTTTAAGATTTCCTAATGATAATAAGGAATTTCCAGGGGGGATAAGTTTTACTCATGATATGGGGGTAATAAACAATTTCTCCAGACCGGGTTACTCTTCATACGAAATGTACGGGAAAACAGGATGCTTCTCGCACATGACCCACGAAGAGCTGGTAAACTGGTGCTGTTGTGCCTTTGGTTATTATAACGCCACAAATGACCTTAAATGGATGGATAAAAATATAGATTTGCTTAAGTCCTGCTTCCAGAGCATGGTTAACAGGGATGCACCTGATGCAGGCGAAAGGGATGGTATAATGAGCCTTGACAGCTCTAGAACCATGGGCGGAGCTGAAATAACAACCTATGACAGTTTGGATGCATCATTAGGGCAGGCGAGGAATAATGTATATATGGCGGGTAAGTGCTGGGCATTGTATGTGCTTTTTGACAGCCTTTTCAATGAAAGAGGCATGATGGATTTTGCAGAATTAGCAAAAGCTCAGGCAAGAAAATGTGTTGATACAATAATTAAAAATAGTGACAAAAAAGATTATATTCCTGCTATAATTGGAGAAGGAATAGAAGCAGCAATTATTCCGGCAGTGGAAGGCTTGATTTTTCCATATATTGCTGGTTTGAAAGATGTAGTTTCCGAGAATGGTCCTTATGGTGATTATATAAAGCTGCTAAAGAAACATATAAAAGCTGTTATGAAGCCTGGGATATGTATTTTTGAAGATGGTGGCTGGAAGATATCATCAACCAGTAATAACTCCTGGCCTAGTAAAATTTATTTATGCAAGTTTATAATAAGTGATATATTGGATATTGACGCAGACAGCTTTTCAAAGGATGCGGATGAAGTGCATAAGTCGTGGCTCTTAAGGGGAGAGAATGCATATTGGTGCTTCAGTGATCAGTTTATATTAGGGGAAGCAATAGGCAGCAAATATTATCCAAGAGGTGTGACAAACATACTCTGGCTTTATAAAAAATAA